One window of the Eucalyptus grandis isolate ANBG69807.140 chromosome 8, ASM1654582v1, whole genome shotgun sequence genome contains the following:
- the LOC104417064 gene encoding kininogen-1-like: MGNGGGDGHHGGHGPHVGLLFGHGLKGHRGHGFHGHGHGHDVRLPLFHGHGLFKHGHHGHPKGHDHGHKGREGHAHDWCGRRHTCMEQPEPEQQQEQEVVAVTPTPITEELDTLGHENHVRVLLVHGHGLFKHGHHGHCKGQGHVHKGRRCHGQGRFGRHHTCTEQSEPEQEQEQQQEQEVVAATPTLITKQLGTLGHGHHVRVLLVHGHGLLKHGHHGHCKGLSHGHKGRRCHAHGRFGRRYTCAEQLEPEQEQEQQQEQEVVAATPTPITEQLDTLALTAD, translated from the coding sequence ATGGGTAACGGAGGCGGAGATGGGCATCATGGTGGGCATGGTCCCCATGTAGGACTTCTCTTTGGGCATGGTCTCAAAGGACATAGGGGTCATGGGTTCCATGGACATGGACATGGGCATGATGTGAGGCTTCCATTATTCCATGGGCATGGACTTTTCAAACATGGTCATCATGGTCATCCCAAAGGTCACGACCATGGTCACAAAGGGAGGGAGGGCCATGCGCATGACTGGTGCGGAAGGCGCCACACCTGTATGGAGCAACCGGAACCGGAGCAGCAACAGGAACAAGAAGTTGTGGCTGTGACGCCAACTCCAATAACCGAGGAACTCGATACTCTTGGACATGAGAATCATGTGAGGGTTCTTCTAGTCCATGGGCATGGACTTTTCAAACATGGTCATCACGGTCATTGCAAAGGTCAAGGTCATGTTCACAAAGGGAGGAGGTGCCATGGGCAAGGCCGGTTTGGGAGGCATCATACCTGTACAGAGCAATCAGAACCGGAACAGGAGCAAGAGCAGCAACAGGAGCAGGAAGTCGTGGCTGCGACCCCAACTCTAATAACCAAGCAACTCGGTACTCTCGGACATGGGCATCATGTGAGGGTTCTTTTAGTCCACGGGCATGGACTTCTCAAACATGGTCATCATGGTCATTGCAAAGGTCTCAGTCATGGGCACAAAGGGAGGAGGTGCCATGCGCATGGTCGGTTCGGGAGGCGTTATACCTGTGCAGAGCAACTGGAACCGGAACAGGAACAGGAGCAGCAACAAGAACAGGAAGTCGTGGCTGCAACACCAACTCCAATAACCGAGCAACTCGATACTCTCGCTCTGACAGCCGACTAG
- the LOC104414270 gene encoding kininogen-1-like isoform X2, which produces MKMGMAHEGRHHHGRQQHHGMGNRGRHGHHGGHGRQVGELLCGNGFGGERGHGHGPHLRGVLGHGGHGHGHGHGHGHGHGHGHHLRGLLVHGGHGHRHGRGHHLRGLLGHGHGPAIHGHHGHRHGHGHGHKGRHHAHGGCGRRHPSMVQPEQEQEVAAAPPTPITEQLGTLAVTAD; this is translated from the exons ATGAAAATGGGAATGGCTCACGAGGGAAGGCATCATCACGGTCGACAACAACATCATGGCATGGGTAACAGAGGCCGACATGGGCATCATGGCGGCCATGGTCGCCAAGTGGGAGAACTTCTCTGCGGGAATGGTTTTGGAGGAGAAAGGGGTCATGGACATGGGCCTCATCTGAGGGGTGTGTTAGGACATGGGGGTCATGGTCATG GTCATGGTCATGGTCATGGTCATGGACACGGACATGGGCATCATCTGAGGGGTCTTTTAGTCCATGGGGGACATGGACATAGACACGGACGCGGGCATCATCTGAGGGGTCTTTTAGGACATGGGCATGGACCTGCCATACATGGTCACCATGGTCATCGCCATGGTCACGGTCATGGTCACAAAGGGAGGCACCATGCGCATGGCGGATGCGGGAGGCGTCATCCTAGTATGGTGCAACCAGAACAGGAGCAGGAAGTCGCGGCTGCGCCCCCCACTCCGATAACCGAGCAACTCGGCACTCTTGCTGTGACTGCAGATTAG
- the LOC104414270 gene encoding zinc transporter zipt-7.2-like isoform X1 yields the protein MKMGMAHEGRHHHGRQQHHGMGNRGRHGHHGGHGRQVGELLCGNGFGGERGHGHGPHLRGVLGHGGHGHGHGHGHGHGHGHGHGHHLRGLLVHGGHGHRHGRGHHLRGLLGHGHGPAIHGHHGHRHGHGHGHKGRHHAHGGCGRRHPSMVQPEQEQEVAAAPPTPITEQLGTLAVTAD from the exons ATGAAAATGGGAATGGCTCACGAGGGAAGGCATCATCACGGTCGACAACAACATCATGGCATGGGTAACAGAGGCCGACATGGGCATCATGGCGGCCATGGTCGCCAAGTGGGAGAACTTCTCTGCGGGAATGGTTTTGGAGGAGAAAGGGGTCATGGACATGGGCCTCATCTGAGGGGTGTGTTAGGACATGGGGGTCATGGTCATGGTCATG GTCATGGTCATGGTCATGGTCATGGACACGGACATGGGCATCATCTGAGGGGTCTTTTAGTCCATGGGGGACATGGACATAGACACGGACGCGGGCATCATCTGAGGGGTCTTTTAGGACATGGGCATGGACCTGCCATACATGGTCACCATGGTCATCGCCATGGTCACGGTCATGGTCACAAAGGGAGGCACCATGCGCATGGCGGATGCGGGAGGCGTCATCCTAGTATGGTGCAACCAGAACAGGAGCAGGAAGTCGCGGCTGCGCCCCCCACTCCGATAACCGAGCAACTCGGCACTCTTGCTGTGACTGCAGATTAG